A stretch of DNA from Deltaproteobacteria bacterium:
CGACACCTGCACGCACCGCGGCGGCCCCCTCTCCGAGGGCGAGGTGTCGGGCGAGGAGGTCACGTGCCCGTGGCACGGGGCGGTCTACAACATCAAGACCGGCGCCGTGCTGGGCCCACCCGCGCCGCGCGGGGTCGCGCGCTACGCCGTGCGCGTACGGGGAGCGGACGTGGAAGTGGAGGTATAGGCGACAGCGTCCTGGGATTCCGGGCGCGACCGACGAGCGCATCAACCTCCGCTCGCCGACGGCGCCCGATGCTGCGATGAGCTTGCCGTGGAGCTGAACCCGTTCTCGTACGAGTTCCACGAGGATCCCCACCCGATCTACCGCTGGCTCCGCGACCACGTCCCGCTCTACCGCAGCGAGCAGCTCGACT
This window harbors:
- a CDS encoding Rieske 2Fe-2S domain-containing protein; this translates as DTCTHRGGPLSEGEVSGEEVTCPWHGAVYNIKTGAVLGPPAPRGVARYAVRVRGADVEVEV